In one window of Pseudodesulfovibrio sediminis DNA:
- the thiE gene encoding thiamine phosphate synthase, which yields MTREITRRNILDTDIYCLTGEKFSLDRPNIAVVRDMLEAGVKIVQYREKEKKMGMKYEECLKIREMTREAGAAFIVNDDIDLAMIVEADGVHVGQKDIPIEAVRRLVGDKMAIGLSTHSPVEAHDAVKRGADYIGVGPIFATQTKDDVCDPVGFEYLEYVVKYIDIPFVAIGGIKEHNIGEVIKRGASCVALVTEIVGQKNIKKKITALRQQIEAVKE from the coding sequence ATGACACGCGAAATCACCCGCCGGAATATCCTGGATACGGATATTTACTGTCTGACCGGAGAGAAATTCTCACTGGACAGACCGAATATCGCTGTGGTGCGGGACATGCTCGAAGCGGGCGTCAAGATTGTCCAGTACAGGGAAAAAGAAAAGAAAATGGGCATGAAATATGAGGAATGCCTGAAGATTCGAGAGATGACCCGCGAGGCAGGAGCCGCATTCATCGTCAATGACGACATCGATCTGGCCATGATAGTGGAGGCCGATGGTGTGCATGTCGGGCAAAAGGACATTCCCATTGAAGCCGTGCGGAGGCTCGTAGGCGACAAGATGGCCATCGGGCTGTCCACGCACAGTCCTGTGGAGGCGCATGACGCGGTCAAGCGCGGTGCGGACTACATCGGAGTCGGTCCCATCTTTGCCACACAGACAAAGGACGACGTCTGCGACCCTGTCGGCTTTGAGTATCTGGAGTATGTCGTCAAGTACATAGACATCCCCTTTGTCGCCATCGGCGGCATCAAGGAACACAATATCGGCGAGGTCATCAAACGGGGCGCGTCCTGCGTGGCCCTGGTCACTGAAATCGTCGGTCAGAAAAATATCAAGAAAAAAATAACCGCGCTTCGTCAGCAAATCGAAGCAGTGAAGGAGTAA
- a CDS encoding flagellar hook-associated protein FlgK has translation MINNLYNIGLTSLQNAQVSIDNASNNIANADTTGYQKTTAIYETSDSITLYGLSVGTGASVVAIQTAFDQFVEAQYLDAFADLERQTAAYGYLYQLDSLFNQTDSGLSTTLDDFLLAWNDLATDPDSLSAREAQLGETQTLIYGLNSTAEQLESTVDSINAEISDEVDAANQLIEDIAQANVAIVANPDDLQAISDRDQMIRDLDALIGVDTIYKSNGEVTILTDEGYTMVDGAQTHSLVYSDQQATTSLLRDSDYDGSVQFSGTSSEELLIEFVSTGTDGTAQFKVSTDGGTTWLEDEDGDTMLYTAGDEDSPVEIEGVEIWFEDGTTDHTAGDRYTIIPKSGLYWESSDGSLKNITPMTDDSGQDVSGRTSGGSLAGLFTARDDTVIPTLDDLDDLAEALIWEVNSAHSQGAGLEAHTGVTGSYSVDDSSAMLSNSGLNYADEIQAGDLQLITYNDDDTVSTSSIISIDPATDSLDDVVTAINTAFVGELTASVNSDGQLVLASASDMTFEIAGDSSNLLAALGTNTFFAGTDASSISLDSYVSTDTSHINTGVVGDDGLVSSGSNSIATMMAELSSTTTTVGGLETSLTSALATIVSEVGSAVSSTELKQTYAQTSAEYLYNQQASANEVNVDEELIELTKQQQQYQAAAEIISITQTMMDTILDMV, from the coding sequence ATGATAAATAATCTGTACAACATAGGGCTCACGTCACTGCAAAATGCCCAGGTATCCATCGACAACGCGTCGAACAATATCGCCAACGCGGATACCACGGGATACCAGAAGACCACGGCCATATATGAAACAAGTGATTCCATCACATTATACGGACTCTCGGTGGGAACCGGCGCGAGTGTGGTGGCTATCCAGACGGCCTTCGACCAATTCGTTGAAGCGCAGTACCTCGACGCCTTCGCCGACCTTGAACGGCAAACCGCCGCCTATGGCTACCTGTATCAGCTCGACTCGTTGTTCAACCAGACCGACAGCGGCCTGAGCACGACTCTGGATGACTTCCTGCTGGCCTGGAACGATCTGGCAACCGACCCGGATTCACTCTCCGCCCGGGAAGCGCAGCTGGGCGAAACGCAAACGCTCATCTACGGCCTCAACTCCACGGCGGAACAGCTTGAATCCACTGTGGACAGCATCAACGCGGAAATCAGCGACGAAGTCGATGCGGCGAACCAGCTCATCGAGGATATCGCCCAGGCCAACGTAGCGATTGTAGCGAACCCCGATGACCTTCAGGCCATATCCGACCGCGATCAGATGATCCGCGATCTCGATGCCCTTATCGGCGTCGACACAATCTACAAATCCAACGGAGAGGTCACGATTCTGACCGATGAGGGATACACCATGGTTGATGGAGCGCAGACACACTCTCTTGTTTACAGCGATCAGCAGGCTACCACCTCTTTACTGCGGGATTCCGACTACGATGGCAGCGTCCAGTTCTCCGGCACATCCAGTGAAGAACTGCTCATCGAATTCGTTTCGACAGGAACGGACGGCACCGCCCAGTTCAAGGTTTCCACGGACGGCGGGACCACATGGCTGGAAGATGAAGACGGCGACACCATGCTGTATACCGCCGGCGATGAAGACAGTCCGGTAGAAATCGAAGGCGTGGAGATATGGTTTGAAGATGGCACCACGGATCACACCGCTGGCGACCGATACACCATCATCCCCAAAAGCGGGCTGTACTGGGAATCCAGCGACGGTTCACTGAAAAACATCACGCCCATGACTGATGACAGCGGACAGGATGTCTCCGGCAGGACCTCCGGCGGCAGCCTGGCCGGACTGTTCACGGCCCGCGATGACACGGTCATCCCCACACTCGACGACCTGGACGACCTGGCCGAGGCCCTCATCTGGGAGGTCAACTCCGCCCATTCACAGGGAGCCGGACTGGAAGCCCACACCGGCGTGACCGGCAGCTACAGCGTGGACGATTCAAGCGCCATGCTCAGCAACAGCGGCCTGAACTACGCAGATGAAATCCAGGCCGGAGACCTGCAGTTGATCACCTATAATGATGACGACACGGTCTCGACTTCATCCATCATTTCCATCGACCCGGCCACCGACTCCCTCGACGATGTCGTGACGGCCATCAACACGGCGTTTGTCGGAGAGCTGACGGCCTCGGTCAACAGCGACGGGCAACTGGTTCTTGCCTCGGCCTCGGACATGACCTTCGAAATAGCCGGGGACTCCTCAAACCTTCTGGCGGCCCTCGGCACCAACACCTTCTTTGCGGGTACGGATGCTTCGAGCATCTCCCTTGACAGCTATGTGTCCACAGACACGTCCCACATCAACACCGGCGTTGTCGGTGATGACGGATTGGTCTCTTCGGGAAGCAACTCCATCGCCACGATGATGGCGGAACTTTCCAGCACGACCACCACAGTGGGAGGACTGGAGACCTCGCTGACCAGCGCACTGGCCACCATCGTCTCTGAAGTGGGGTCCGCAGTGTCCTCCACGGAACTCAAGCAGACCTATGCACAGACCTCGGCGGAATATCTCTACAATCAGCAGGCTTCGGCCAATGAAGTGAATGTTGATGAAGAGCTCATAGAACTGACCAAACAGCAACAGCAATACCAGGCGGCTGCGGAGATCATCTCCATCACCCAAACCATGATGGATACCATCCTGGACATGGTCTAA
- the fliD gene encoding flagellar filament capping protein FliD codes for MGYVSSVSSTVIAYEPITTSGEVTFSGLGNGTDFDEIIDATISAESYKLDDYEDQKTETEYIIDLLEQLDEAIDDFNDNLDDIDEPDEFYSMEGTCSSDEVEVEVTGEADVGIHTIIVDQLAQTDIWVSTDTGYDSEETVITNSATTLEVSFQGETISIDVAAGTTLEGLVSTINGSVDARDKIEADLMYDGDSYYFTLKSTDSGEDNILTITDTGTLIDMSTTSFTNTQVGQNAKIKVDGFPADADEWIERDSNSIDDVVDGITFDLLETTDSEGVRVSVSYDTDDMFDTIIDFVDELNQVILDIQVLTGRVTEEEDSDEDAYTVDNYALDIVYNNIKDILSSGALGFTAYDEDEGGDYYNALSQIGFSTDTDEGSDTFGLLLVDEDDLEDALDTDPEAVAALFAERAVGESDSENFQVISVIDGVTNAGEHTVEYTMSGGVITSATINGEEAYIEGLTILGTDSQSKGLYISVSDQGDGDYSGVARVKQGKIGELSDALDNITDEDSGTMVILIDNYEESLTSLDNQIYNEEKRLDALETSLTRRYAALDATLSTYSNTSDLLTSLLSQLG; via the coding sequence ATGGGATATGTTTCATCAGTTTCAAGTACGGTCATAGCCTATGAACCGATTACCACCTCCGGTGAAGTGACCTTTTCCGGACTTGGGAACGGCACGGACTTTGACGAAATCATCGATGCCACCATTTCAGCAGAAAGCTACAAGCTGGACGATTATGAAGACCAGAAAACAGAGACCGAGTATATTATCGATCTGCTGGAACAGTTGGATGAAGCGATCGACGACTTCAACGACAACCTGGACGACATTGATGAACCGGATGAATTCTACTCCATGGAAGGCACATGCAGCAGTGATGAAGTCGAGGTCGAAGTCACTGGTGAAGCAGACGTCGGCATCCACACCATCATCGTCGACCAGCTGGCCCAGACTGACATCTGGGTCAGTACGGATACAGGCTATGATTCCGAGGAAACGGTCATCACCAACTCGGCCACCACACTTGAGGTCTCCTTTCAAGGTGAGACCATCTCCATAGACGTGGCTGCCGGAACAACCCTGGAAGGACTGGTTTCCACCATCAACGGCAGCGTTGATGCGCGAGACAAGATCGAAGCCGATCTCATGTATGACGGCGACAGCTATTATTTCACCCTGAAGAGCACGGACTCCGGTGAAGACAACATATTGACCATCACCGACACCGGCACGTTGATCGACATGTCCACGACAAGTTTCACCAACACGCAGGTTGGACAGAACGCCAAGATCAAGGTGGACGGTTTCCCGGCAGACGCTGACGAATGGATCGAACGAGACAGCAACTCCATTGACGATGTCGTTGACGGCATCACCTTCGACCTGCTGGAAACCACAGACAGCGAAGGAGTTCGGGTCTCCGTGTCCTATGATACGGACGACATGTTCGACACCATCATCGATTTCGTTGACGAATTGAATCAGGTCATCCTCGATATTCAGGTTCTCACGGGCCGCGTCACGGAGGAGGAAGACTCGGATGAAGACGCCTACACGGTGGACAACTACGCTCTGGATATCGTCTACAACAACATTAAGGACATCCTCTCATCCGGCGCGCTCGGCTTCACCGCCTATGACGAAGACGAAGGTGGAGACTATTACAACGCCCTGTCCCAGATAGGGTTTTCCACGGACACGGATGAAGGGTCTGACACGTTCGGCCTGTTGCTTGTGGACGAAGATGACCTGGAAGATGCGCTGGATACCGACCCTGAAGCGGTCGCTGCATTGTTTGCTGAGCGGGCTGTTGGCGAGTCGGACAGCGAAAATTTTCAGGTCATATCCGTCATTGACGGTGTCACCAACGCTGGTGAACATACGGTTGAATACACCATGTCGGGCGGCGTGATCACTTCGGCCACCATCAATGGAGAAGAGGCGTATATCGAAGGACTGACCATCCTCGGCACAGATTCACAGTCCAAGGGGCTGTATATTTCCGTCTCCGATCAAGGCGATGGTGACTACTCCGGCGTCGCACGAGTCAAGCAGGGGAAGATCGGCGAACTCTCCGATGCGCTGGACAATATTACAGACGAAGATTCCGGCACCATGGTCATCCTCATTGATAATTATGAGGAAAGCCTGACCAGTCTGGATAATCAGATATATAATGAAGAGAAACGATTGGATGCATTGGAAACATCACTGACCAGAAGGTATGCCGCACTCGACGCCACCTTGAGTACCTACTCGAACACAAGTGACCTTCTCACCAGTCTGTTATCCCAACTGGGTTAA
- a CDS encoding EF-hand domain-containing protein, translating to MEISSVDSMTSLMNLQALQRGSSTETDESDTTSSFLDALDSDGDGSLSKAEFSASGGSESSEVFDILDTNEDGVVSQDELDADKQSNSGIVKAAMEAGSFGGIQQNGDTEGFQQLMDMVGENSGESRSEGAERYSQMQESMIGGSDYINQSVTGGLDLTA from the coding sequence ATGGAAATCAGTTCTGTTGATTCCATGACAAGTTTGATGAATTTGCAGGCTCTGCAAAGGGGATCGTCTACTGAAACCGATGAATCAGATACGACATCCAGTTTTCTGGATGCCCTAGATTCGGATGGGGATGGTTCTTTGAGCAAGGCTGAGTTCTCTGCCAGCGGAGGCTCGGAAAGCAGCGAAGTGTTTGATATCCTGGACACCAACGAAGACGGTGTCGTTTCTCAGGATGAACTCGACGCGGACAAGCAGTCCAATTCAGGCATAGTGAAGGCCGCAATGGAAGCTGGCAGCTTTGGGGGCATCCAACAAAATGGGGATACCGAAGGTTTTCAGCAACTGATGGATATGGTCGGAGAGAATTCTGGCGAATCCCGGTCAGAGGGAGCGGAACGGTATAGTCAGATGCAGGAATCCATGATTGGCGGATCCGACTACATCAACCAGTCTGTTACTGGCGGGTTGGATCTTACTGCCTGA
- a CDS encoding class I SAM-dependent methyltransferase, with product MTHFSDTTIGAIEFAITWELDDRHHEEWFLGRKFNPVNDVFPRGMRAALEGKKAGESVTMTYEPRMCIPRFKDKLVQTIPLDRLRPKTLSGRPIIPQEGRFYPQGHINGLLDIYPDTLTPFRLLELDEDSETFIADRNHPLANIPVTITATIQYVEERDTGTYGSLTHWRETTCDWGPGMQAMHDEEPTEFFHSAFFDQLNTIDAPFSPPPMDQTARENLEKIHARFLKPEMRILDLSMDSERPQGKYDAAVCTCSLEYMTRPVDILRYVVHFLKPGAPVLIGFTNHYDPEHVIQGWIDLHEFERMGLALEYLRVAKLDERAGSVSMRNDWRKKDDPKFMDTKGVSDPVYVVYGHKPE from the coding sequence ATGACGCATTTTTCAGACACGACCATTGGCGCGATCGAATTTGCCATCACTTGGGAATTGGATGACAGACACCATGAAGAGTGGTTTCTGGGCCGCAAGTTCAACCCGGTCAACGATGTATTCCCACGGGGCATGCGCGCAGCACTCGAAGGGAAAAAAGCGGGCGAATCCGTAACCATGACATACGAGCCCCGCATGTGCATCCCTCGATTCAAAGACAAGCTGGTGCAGACGATCCCTCTGGATCGACTTCGTCCCAAAACCCTGAGCGGACGCCCGATCATTCCTCAGGAAGGTCGCTTCTACCCGCAGGGACACATCAACGGACTATTGGACATCTACCCCGATACCCTGACCCCTTTTCGACTTCTTGAACTGGATGAAGACAGCGAAACATTCATTGCCGACCGCAACCACCCGCTGGCCAACATCCCGGTCACGATCACTGCCACCATCCAGTATGTGGAGGAGCGGGATACCGGCACCTATGGATCCCTCACCCACTGGCGCGAGACGACCTGCGACTGGGGACCGGGAATGCAGGCCATGCATGACGAGGAGCCAACGGAATTTTTCCATTCCGCCTTTTTCGACCAGTTGAATACGATCGATGCCCCATTCTCTCCGCCCCCCATGGACCAGACCGCCAGAGAAAATCTGGAAAAAATCCATGCCAGATTCCTCAAACCGGAAATGCGCATTCTCGACCTGTCCATGGACTCCGAACGACCGCAGGGCAAATACGATGCAGCCGTATGCACGTGCTCTCTTGAATACATGACTCGCCCGGTAGACATCCTGCGCTATGTGGTGCATTTCCTGAAGCCAGGCGCCCCTGTGCTCATAGGCTTCACCAACCACTATGACCCTGAACACGTCATTCAGGGCTGGATTGATCTGCATGAGTTCGAGCGCATGGGGCTGGCTCTGGAATACCTCCGGGTAGCCAAGCTTGATGAGCGGGCCGGGAGTGTCAGTATGCGCAATGACTGGCGTAAAAAGGACGACCCGAAATTCATGGACACCAAAGGCGTCAGCGACCCCGTCTATGTGGTGTACGGCCACAAGCCTGAATAA
- a CDS encoding APC family permease, protein MSKNTMGALQLSGLIVGAVLGSGIVLLPPIAQAQLGTWAIMGWVIILSLGAVFAGVFAKLALAFPGSEGVPIAVREAFGPRAGQLVSNYIICAVLCGPVAVLMTAADTIARTFNWPFESLPLISGGLLCVCAILLMRRVTVIGTVSLLASIGIGVVLLAGSVTTIALSPEVPWPDSRLDLSIMGRTLLVLFWAIIGWEIIGNYSMEVRDPKRSVPQATALGVSAICIIYFLVAWALYCGGHTGEAVSVADVVRPLLGSASKAVIMVITVVLCLCTFIMIIGGISRLIATLAGVGKLPGVLAYKTASGAPVAALGTLFSVHLINMVLLYFQYITLEQLLAFANVFFLANSLVAILAAMYLFPSIFFRISCAFLCSGFVLLLVFSSLWPLLMVAGVTVFTCIRAGHKSVNPVTERH, encoded by the coding sequence ATGAGCAAAAATACCATGGGGGCACTGCAACTCAGCGGATTGATTGTGGGGGCGGTTCTGGGGTCGGGGATTGTCCTGCTGCCTCCGATAGCACAGGCGCAGCTGGGGACGTGGGCCATTATGGGGTGGGTAATCATCTTGTCGCTGGGCGCTGTCTTTGCCGGCGTGTTTGCCAAGCTTGCACTGGCGTTTCCCGGTAGTGAGGGGGTTCCCATCGCTGTTCGTGAGGCGTTCGGACCCCGGGCGGGGCAGTTGGTGTCCAATTATATAATCTGTGCCGTTTTGTGTGGACCGGTCGCTGTTCTCATGACCGCTGCGGACACGATTGCGCGTACCTTCAACTGGCCATTCGAGAGCTTGCCACTCATTTCGGGTGGGCTTCTCTGTGTGTGCGCCATACTGCTCATGCGGAGGGTTACCGTGATCGGAACCGTCAGTTTGCTGGCGAGTATCGGCATAGGTGTCGTATTGTTGGCCGGGAGTGTGACCACCATCGCGCTTTCCCCTGAGGTGCCATGGCCGGATTCCAGGTTGGACCTGTCAATTATGGGGCGGACGCTGCTTGTCCTTTTCTGGGCCATAATCGGCTGGGAGATCATCGGTAATTATTCCATGGAGGTACGCGACCCGAAAAGATCGGTTCCCCAAGCCACAGCCTTGGGCGTTTCCGCCATCTGTATCATCTATTTCCTTGTAGCCTGGGCGTTGTATTGTGGGGGACATACTGGTGAGGCTGTCTCAGTGGCTGATGTGGTTCGTCCTCTTTTGGGGAGTGCGTCCAAAGCGGTCATAATGGTGATTACAGTGGTTTTGTGTCTGTGTACTTTCATCATGATCATAGGGGGAATATCCCGATTGATAGCAACGCTGGCGGGTGTCGGTAAACTGCCAGGCGTCCTGGCTTACAAGACAGCTTCCGGCGCACCTGTCGCGGCCTTGGGCACGTTGTTTTCCGTGCATCTGATCAATATGGTGTTGTTGTATTTTCAGTATATTACGTTGGAGCAGCTTCTTGCCTTTGCCAACGTCTTTTTTCTGGCTAATTCCCTGGTCGCAATACTGGCAGCCATGTATTTGTTCCCATCCATTTTTTTCAGAATCTCCTGCGCATTCCTATGTTCAGGGTTTGTGCTCTTGCTGGTGTTCTCTTCTTTGTGGCCTTTGCTCATGGTGGCAGGGGTGACGGTGTTTACGTGTATCCGAGCAGGTCACAAGAGTGTCAACCCGGTAACGGAGAGGCATTAA
- a CDS encoding LysR family transcriptional regulator, translating to MEIRNFLTFKAIVEHGSFTKAAQALNYAQSSITSHVQAIEEYYGQPVFDRMGKRITLNAFGKLVYQQSLPLLSSYEDVCNLKHESGEPSGTLRIGAPESTMIYRLSPILRQYKEKYPQVEIVMHNATCPAMRDQIRKGDLDMAILLDRVVEESDLIFEPLFVEPMSIILPREYPSEEIVDSPDHAVLYTEHGCSYRVLFQEVLEHKGISAENIIETSSVEVIKQYVLCNLGISFLPTIVVKKEIENGEIRHIKQDCLQPITIQLAYHKGKWLSPAMEAFMEFTRTEAAGW from the coding sequence ATGGAAATCCGCAACTTCCTCACATTCAAGGCGATTGTCGAACACGGCAGCTTCACCAAGGCGGCCCAGGCCTTGAACTATGCCCAGTCATCCATCACTTCTCATGTACAGGCCATAGAAGAATATTACGGACAACCGGTGTTCGACCGTATGGGCAAACGCATCACCCTCAACGCGTTCGGCAAACTTGTCTACCAACAATCCCTGCCCCTGCTTTCAAGCTATGAAGATGTATGCAATCTCAAGCACGAATCAGGTGAGCCTTCGGGAACCCTGCGCATCGGCGCTCCGGAATCGACCATGATCTATCGACTTTCCCCAATTCTGCGACAGTACAAGGAAAAATATCCACAGGTCGAAATCGTCATGCACAATGCCACCTGTCCGGCCATGCGCGATCAGATTCGCAAAGGTGATCTGGATATGGCAATACTGCTGGACCGCGTGGTTGAGGAATCGGATCTGATTTTCGAGCCACTCTTTGTCGAACCCATGTCGATAATCCTGCCACGGGAATACCCGAGTGAAGAAATTGTTGATTCGCCGGACCATGCCGTGCTCTATACAGAGCACGGATGCAGCTACAGGGTGCTTTTCCAGGAGGTTCTGGAGCACAAGGGAATCAGCGCCGAGAACATCATTGAGACTTCCAGTGTGGAAGTCATAAAGCAATACGTCCTCTGCAATCTCGGCATCTCGTTTCTACCGACCATCGTCGTCAAAAAGGAAATTGAAAACGGAGAGATCCGTCATATCAAACAGGACTGCCTCCAACCGATCACAATACAGCTTGCCTACCACAAGGGGAAATGGCTCTCCCCGGCCATGGAGGCTTTCATGGAATTCACCAGAACCGAAGCCGCCGGTTGGTAG
- the thiC gene encoding phosphomethylpyrimidine synthase ThiC, with protein sequence MASYTTQMDAARKGIVTPQMETVARKENIRIEDLMERMAKGTVIIPANKNHPNLDAEAVGEGMRIKINVNLGISKDCAEIEPELVKVQAALDMKAEAIMDLSCYGKTQEFRKALVAMSPAMIGTVPIYDAVGFYDKNLQDITVDEFFDVVQKHVEDGVDFLTIHCGLNKHTAEKVKQGGRLTNIVSRGGSLLFTWMEINNAENPFYEHFDRLLDICEEYDVTLSLGDGCRPGCLHDATDACQVEELITLGELTKRAWERNVQVMIEGPGHMAMNEIAGNMMMEKRLCHGAPFYVLGPLVTDVAPGYDHITAAIGGAIAGAAGADFLCYVTPAEHLRLPTLEDMKEGIVATRIAAHAADIAKGYPGATDWDDNMSKARAALDWNAMFDLAMDPVKPTEYRESSKPEHEDSCSMCGKMCAVRNMNRVLEGKDIQLDD encoded by the coding sequence ATGGCATCATATACAACTCAGATGGACGCAGCTCGCAAAGGCATTGTCACCCCGCAGATGGAAACTGTTGCCCGCAAGGAGAACATCCGTATCGAGGACCTCATGGAGCGCATGGCCAAGGGAACCGTTATCATCCCGGCCAATAAGAATCATCCCAACCTCGACGCTGAAGCCGTTGGTGAAGGCATGCGCATCAAGATTAATGTCAACCTGGGCATTTCCAAGGATTGTGCTGAGATTGAGCCGGAACTGGTCAAGGTGCAGGCTGCCCTCGACATGAAGGCCGAGGCCATCATGGACCTCTCCTGCTACGGCAAGACCCAGGAATTCCGTAAGGCTCTGGTTGCAATGTCCCCGGCCATGATCGGTACGGTTCCCATCTACGATGCCGTTGGTTTCTATGACAAGAACCTTCAGGATATCACTGTGGACGAGTTTTTCGACGTGGTGCAAAAACACGTTGAAGACGGTGTGGATTTCCTGACCATTCACTGCGGATTGAACAAACATACTGCGGAAAAGGTCAAGCAGGGCGGTCGGTTGACCAATATCGTGTCTCGCGGCGGTTCCCTTTTGTTTACCTGGATGGAGATCAATAACGCCGAGAACCCGTTTTACGAGCACTTTGATCGTCTGCTCGACATCTGCGAAGAGTACGATGTCACATTGAGCCTTGGTGATGGCTGCCGTCCCGGTTGTCTGCACGACGCCACGGACGCCTGTCAGGTGGAAGAACTCATCACGCTGGGCGAGCTGACCAAGCGCGCCTGGGAGCGCAATGTTCAGGTCATGATCGAAGGCCCCGGCCATATGGCCATGAATGAGATCGCAGGCAACATGATGATGGAAAAACGGCTGTGCCACGGTGCGCCGTTCTATGTCCTCGGCCCGCTGGTCACCGATGTTGCTCCCGGTTACGATCACATCACCGCTGCCATTGGTGGCGCCATTGCCGGTGCTGCCGGTGCGGACTTCCTCTGCTATGTCACCCCGGCCGAGCACCTGCGTCTGCCTACTTTGGAAGACATGAAGGAAGGGATCGTTGCCACACGTATTGCCGCTCACGCTGCCGATATCGCCAAGGGATATCCCGGTGCCACGGACTGGGATGACAACATGAGCAAGGCTCGTGCTGCCCTGGACTGGAATGCCATGTTCGATCTGGCCATGGACCCGGTCAAGCCCACAGAATACCGAGAGTCTTCAAAGCCCGAGCATGAGGACTCCTGCTCCATGTGCGGCAAGATGTGCGCTGTGCGCAATATGAACCGTGTGTTGGAGGGCAAAGACATCCAACTGGATGATTAG
- the flgL gene encoding flagellar hook-associated protein FlgL, whose protein sequence is MRISTAQIYSQALNQMNSSLSDVSELTMMNASQKRINRPSDDPSGMGTVIELTSYDQSLSGYVENCSVVNETLSLADETLMLASENITAAVELMEQASTETYTETQLQMMALELDSYLDSLLVLANTEMGTDSIFAGDDLSSEAYEMGLGITLSNDSLTNADFASMTGEVDSTVKIQFTESGDIGTDELDYRYSTDNGETWTTATLASGDTTIDVGTAQIEFNTGTTVTAVDDEGNGTEFYLREAAHYVGSDTNMSVAISENTSVDMSSVGSTIFGGVNDATNTPYAEPNLFETISNCIVYMEIGDYDSVGASLDDIQAAHDTLETGSANIGARENKVTYTQQSLGVIREITTNSISQEEDADAAQLVVELEQANYVYQAVLSTSAEVMQMSLLNYI, encoded by the coding sequence ATGCGTATCAGCACGGCACAAATATATTCTCAGGCTCTCAATCAGATGAACTCATCCCTCAGCGATGTCTCTGAATTGACCATGATGAATGCCTCCCAAAAACGAATCAACCGCCCTTCTGACGACCCTTCCGGGATGGGAACGGTAATAGAGTTGACATCATACGATCAATCCTTGAGCGGATACGTCGAAAACTGCTCTGTGGTGAACGAAACACTCTCCCTGGCGGATGAAACTCTGATGTTGGCGAGTGAAAACATCACGGCGGCCGTGGAGTTGATGGAGCAGGCGTCCACGGAAACCTACACCGAGACGCAACTCCAGATGATGGCCCTTGAGCTGGACAGCTATCTGGACAGCCTGTTGGTGCTGGCCAACACCGAGATGGGGACCGATTCCATCTTCGCCGGAGACGACCTGAGCAGTGAAGCCTATGAAATGGGGCTGGGCATCACCCTGTCGAACGACTCACTGACCAATGCCGATTTCGCGTCCATGACCGGAGAGGTAGACTCCACGGTCAAGATTCAGTTCACCGAAAGCGGCGACATCGGGACGGACGAACTCGATTACCGCTACTCCACTGACAACGGAGAGACATGGACCACGGCAACACTGGCTTCGGGCGACACCACCATAGACGTGGGCACAGCCCAGATCGAATTCAACACCGGCACAACGGTGACCGCCGTCGATGACGAGGGCAACGGCACCGAGTTCTATCTGCGGGAGGCCGCCCATTATGTGGGGAGCGACACCAACATGTCCGTTGCCATATCCGAAAACACCAGCGTGGACATGAGCTCGGTCGGCAGCACTATTTTCGGCGGCGTGAACGATGCGACCAATACCCCGTACGCTGAACCAAACCTGTTCGAGACCATCAGCAATTGTATCGTCTACATGGAAATCGGCGACTACGACAGCGTGGGGGCCAGCCTGGACGACATACAGGCAGCGCACGACACGCTTGAGACAGGATCGGCCAATATCGGCGCACGGGAAAACAAGGTCACCTACACCCAGCAATCCCTGGGGGTCATCCGGGAAATCACGACCAACAGTATCAGCCAGGAAGAAGATGCCGATGCCGCCCAGCTCGTCGTGGAGCTGGAGCAGGCCAACTATGTGTATCAGGCAGTTCTGTCCACTTCAGCCGAGGTCATGCAGATGAGTCTGCTTAACTACATTTAG